One Solanum pennellii chromosome 10, SPENNV200 genomic region harbors:
- the LOC107001642 gene encoding auxin-responsive protein SAUR32-like yields MSKERNNCKAMLNHLMLKLKKIIDHLQLIPKYSNEHQFDVVEFVETPRANNDQMVPNDVKEGYFAVFSVNPEEEPKRFIVELHCLNNPSFLKLLKQTEDEYGFGQKGVLEVHCHAAELQKILKLKFAV; encoded by the coding sequence ATGAGTAAAGAAAGAAACAATTGCAAGGCCATGCTAAATCATCTTATGTTAAAGCTCAAGAAAATTATTGATCATCTTCAATTAATTCCAAAATATTCAAATGAGCATCAATTTGATGTTGTGGAATTTGTTGAAACACCAAGAGCAAATAATGATCAAATGGTACCAAATGATGTTAAAGAAGGATACTTTGCTGTATTTTCAGTAAATCCAGAAGAAGAGCCAAAGAGGTTTATTGTGGAACTTCATTGTCTCAATAATCCATCAttcttgaaattattaaaaCAGACTGAAGATGAGTATGGATTTGGACAAAAgggtgttcttgaagttcattgTCATGCCGCGGAATTACAAAAAATTCTCAAACTCAAGTTTGCAGTTTAG